The following coding sequences are from one Ammospiza caudacuta isolate bAmmCau1 chromosome 10, bAmmCau1.pri, whole genome shotgun sequence window:
- the LOC131562107 gene encoding thrombopoietin receptor-like, with protein MNKHIPTLHTVYEVWGTIQNNVLTSLRLVQANTWVVLRGLGARGEVPHLYQLRSKPDGTSMDGVWGPWSQALAAETPHSSGDIGLCCRTPDLRHVCCERGWDPAEPHSSHQLLYRPPPSGAGTREDAWQQCEEVSRGAQGTYACTFQPKAGSAISVLVNVTRTHMLPTLSYFKEPFWLHQAVLTDAPQLVQATASQGRLSLQWLPPLELPAEQLDYQVRYAMENSHDWKVLQVPRAARNEVLELRPGSRYPAQVRAQPSGPWYRGSWSAGPKPVVVDAVADAGWLIPSVTVVPLLFSAALLGLRCTFPSLYSNMKQKLWPPVPELHRALGSFLQESSKHGQVSGPCLRQAAPEETVLPCLLEVLPGPRREAGPPPEHAGGRLSSTDIANQSYLLMSGWEPRAATTAPTPP; from the exons atgaacaagcacatacctactctaCACACCGTGTATGAAGTATGGGGGACAATTCAGAACAACgttctcacctcgctg aggctggtccaGGCCAACACTTGGGTGGTGCTCCGGGGCCTTGGAGCCAGGGGTGAGGTACCACATCTGTACCAGCTGCGCAGCAAGCCCGACGGTACCTCCATGGACGGCGTCTGGGGGCCCTGGTcgcaggctctggctgcagagaccccccactcctccg gagacatcgggctgtgctgcagaaccccTGACCTGCGGCACGTGTGCTGCGAGCGGggctgggaccctgcagagccccacagctcccaccagctcctctacCGGCCACCTccgagcggggctggcacaag GGAAGATGCATGGCAACAGTGCGAGGAGGTaagcaggggggcacagggcacctatgcctgcaccttccagcccaaggctggcagtgccatctctgTCCTGGTGAATGTCACCAGGACCCACATGCTGCCCACACTCAGCTACTTCAAGGAGCCCTTTTggctgcaccaggctg tgctcacagatGCCCCACAGCTTGTGCAGGCAACAGCGTCGCAGGGCCGGCTgagcctgcagtggctgccgcccctggagctgcctgcagagcagctggactaCCAGGTCCGCTATGCCATGGAGAACAGCCATGACTGGAAG GTCCTGCAGGTTCCGCGAGCAGCGAGGAACGAGGTCCTGGAGCTGCGGCCAGGCTCCCGCTACCCCGCGCAGGTGCGGGCCCAGCCCAGCGGGCCGTGGTACCGGGGCAGCTGGAGCGCCGGGCCCAAACCCGTTGTGGTTGATGCCGTGGCCGATGCgg GCTGGCTCATCCCCAGTGTTACGGTGGTGccgctgctcttctcagcagcgctcctggggctgcgctgcaccttcccctccctctacaG CAACATGAAGCAGAAACTCTGGCCGCCCGTTCCTGAGCTGCACcgtgctctgggcagcttcctccaggaaagcagcaagcacGGCCAGGTGAGTGG GCCATGCCTTCGACAAGCAGCCCCGGAGGAGaccgtcctgccctgcctgctggaggtgctgcccggcccgcggcgTGAGGCGGGCCCGCCGCCGGAGCACGCTGGGGGCCGCCTGTCCAGCACTGACATCGCCAACCAGTCCTACCTGCTCATGAGCGGCTGGGAGCCGCGGGCAGCCACGACCGCCCCCACCCCGCCATAA
- the LOC131562106 gene encoding serine/threonine-protein kinase pim-1-like: MTPPTSGVGWQRQRPDLKTSCAAAGPKPPGPGAGGDAGPGAGEGRSGAVAGPGPSSESRVPPAGTAQEALQERYRLGSLLGRGGFGSVFAATRLSDGAPVAIKRVPRDRIRHWGELPDGTSAPLEIVLLAKVSGRCGGVIQLLEWLELPDSFLLVLERPERCQELSGFLAERGFLPEEEARELFRQVLEAVRHCTSCGVLHRDIKPENVLLDLASGQLKLIDFGCGAFLQDTAYTQFAGTLSYSPPEWIQHQRYHGEAATIWSLGLLLCHLVMGKHPFRRGQEIIRGRILFPRWLSQACQDVIKRCLSMQPSDRPSLEDLFCHPWVKGVPLP; the protein is encoded by the exons ATGACGCCACCCACATCTGGTGTTGGCTGGCAGCGCCAGcgcccagatctgaaaacttcctg cgcggccgccggccccaAGCCACCAGGGCCTGGGGCGGGTGGGGatgccgggcccggggcgggtgaggggcgctcgggggccgttgcTGGACCCGGGCCGAGCTCTGAaagccgcgtcccgcccgcagggacggcgcaggaggccctgcaggagcggtaCCGGCTGGGATCGCTGCTGGGGCGCGGCGGCTTCGGCAGCGTCTTTGCGGCCACGCGGCTCTCGGACGGCGCCCCG GTGGCCATCAAACGCGTGCCGAGGGATCGCATCCGGCACTGGGGcgagctg cccgacggcaccagcgcacccctggagatcgtgctgctggccaaggtgtCCGGTCGCTGTGGCGGTGTcattcagctcctggagtggcTTGAGCTCCCCGACAgcttcctgctggtgctggagcgtCCGGAGCGGTGCCAGGAGCTCTCGGGTTTCCTGGCGGAGCGGGGGTTCCTGCCGGAGGAGGAGGCGCGGGAGCTGTtccgccaggtgctggaggccgtgcggcactgcaccagctgcggGGTCCTGCACCGGGACATCAAGCCCGAGAATGTCCTGCTCGACCTGGCCAGCGGGCAGCTGAAACTGATCGACTTTGGCTGTGGCGCCTTCCTCCAAGACACAGCCTACACGCAGTTTGCAG GAACCCTGTCCTACAGCCCACCAGAGTGGATCCAGCACCAACGCTACCATGGCGAGGCAGCCACGATCTGGTCCCTGGgcctcctgctgtgccacctggTCATGGGGAAGCACCCATTCAGGAGGGGCCAGGAGATCATCCGGGGGCGAATCTTGTTCCCACGATGGCTCTCTCAAG CGTGCCAAGATGTCATTAAGAGGTGTTTGTCCATGCAACCCTCGGACAGGCCATCCTTAGAAGATCTTTTCTGTCATCCTTGGGTGAAGGGTGTTCCTCTGCCCTAG